A genomic segment from Zerene cesonia ecotype Mississippi chromosome 5, Zerene_cesonia_1.1, whole genome shotgun sequence encodes:
- the LOC119840306 gene encoding kinesin-like protein unc-104 isoform X12 codes for MSSVKVAVRVRPFNSREIARECKCIIEMSGNTTVIVNPKVPPGTKESAKSFNFDFSYWSHNPSDPEFSSQIMVYKDIGEEMLQHAFDGYNICIFAYGQTGAGKSYTMMGRGEDGQEGIIPQICKDLFRRIRQTTSDDLTYSVEVSYMEIYCERVRDLLNPKNKGNLRVREHPALGPYVEDLSKLAVMSYQDIYDLIDEGNKARTVAATNMNETSSRSHAVFTIFFTQQRHDKTTNLVSEKVSKISLVDLAGSERADSTGAKGTRLKEGANINKSLTTLGKVISALAEIASKSKKSKKADFIPYRDSVLTWLLRENLGGNSKTAMIAAISPADINYDETLSTLRYADRAKQIVCKAVVNEDANAKLIRELKEEILKLRELLKAEGIEVEEGPDGRVVYEKKETREPSPIRKKSDEEAMSPKLSRAATTIAEEAVDQLQASEKLIAELNETWEEKLKRTEQIRVQREAVFAEMGLAVKEGITVGVYSPKKTPHLVNLNEDPNLSECLIYYIKDGVTRVGTAEANVPQDIQLSGSHIVSEHCIFENTDGVICLIPHRGALVYVNGREVNEPIILKTGSRVILGKNHVFRFTHPGQPREEPLNKLITDTTDTEVPEKSATENVDWDFAQCELLEKQGIDLKQEMQKRLCALEEQFRKEKEHADQQFEEQRKNYEARIDALQRQVEEQSVTMSMYSSYTPEDFHNDEDIFVNPLFETECWSAREVGLAAWAFRKWKYHQFTSLRDDLWGNAIFLKEANAISVELRKKVQFQFTLLTDTPYSPLPGELAPRDDADDEYRPSAPTVVAVEVTDTKNGATHYWTLEKLRHRLELMRQIYNMSEGAGGEEEERPASPPARADADLLQCLSAAAHHTRLSLANLLPSRQRLELMREMYHNEAELSPTSPDHNIESVTGGDPFYDRFPWFRLVGRSFVYLSNLLYPVPLIHKVAIVNEKGDVKGYLRVAVQAVVDAEKNNSEFVAGVKQSAKISFDDDIVPTRSRLKTLSTVEKNNAMNLEDRPEQDSNIKIEAELAAAECDADSGRGDSSLASELKEEELPEHLAPGREFTFRVTVLQAHSVATDYADVFCQFNFLHRNEDAFSTEPVKNAGKNTPLGFYHVQNITVPVTKSFVEYIKTQPIVFEVFGHYQQHPLHKDAKQDGPAAGRTPPRRMLPPSIPISAPVRSPKWGAASVAPPCCSSHLHSKHDLLVWFEICELAPSGDYVPAVFEHSDELPCRGLFLLHQGIQRRIRITILHEPSSDLQWTDVRELVIGRIRNTPEANEDTTDGDEDGALSLGLFPGERPNLDDRAVFRFEAAWDSSLHGSPLLNRVSANGEVVYITLSAYLEIENCGRPAIVTKDLSVVVVGREARTGRSLRRALFGSKAARADRLTGVYELSLHRALEPGVQRRQRRVLDTSGTYVRGEENLHGWRPRGDSLIFDHQWELEKMTRLEQVGRTRHFLALRERLRHGHENTIAPNDFTKTEKEVCNMAAKAASESAHEPPERWDMTPRERELATKFVKLIQGRIGSNKEVETAVSPATPVDEGVSADISTPSLLSSIHSASSFELCSPERALLEKSMSGWGCGLGAGGAPGALVGPGSGALYVPECEEVRVSAAVARRGYLNVLQHGTHGWKKRWLVVRRPYVFMYRDERDPIERALINLANAHVEYSEDQEQMVRMPNTFSVVSKERGYLLQTLGDKEVHDWLYAINPLLAGQIRSRSARRGAGGPGAGGAPTGAGGPAGSAPAGGPVLPGDKGLQTLAA; via the exons ATGTCGTCTGTGAAGGTGGCGGTGCGGGTCCGCCCCTTCAACTCGAGGGAGATAGCCAGGGAGTGCAAATGCATCATCGAGATGTCCGGCAATACTACAG tTATCGTGAACCCAAAAGTACCACCTGGCACCAAGGAGAGCGCTAAAAGCTTCAACTTTGATTTCTCATATTGGTCGCACAAT CCCAGTGATCCCGAGTTCTCGTCGCAGATTATGGTCTACAAAGACATAGGGGAAGAGATGTTACAGCATGCTTTCGATG GCTACAATATATGCATTTTCGCGTACGGGCAGACGGGCGCGGGCAAGTCCTACACCATGATGGGGCGGGGCGAGGACGGCCAGGAGGGCATCATACCGCAGATATGCAAGGATCTGTTCCGGCGCATACGACAGACCACGTCGGATGATCTTACTTACTCG GTGGAGGTCTCGTACATGGAAATCTATTGCGAACGGGTCAGAGACCTATTGAACCCTAAGAACAAAGGGAACTTGCGTGTACGCGAGCACCCAGCACTCGGACCTTACGTGGAGGACCTCAGCAAACTAGCTGTTATGTCCTATCAAGATATATACGACTTAATCGATGAAGGGAATAAAGCCAG aaCCGTGGCAGCAACAAACATGAACGAGACGTCGTCTCGCTCGCACGCTGTATTCACTATCTTCTTCACACAGCAGCGGCATGATAAGACTACCAATCTAGTCTCAGAAAAG gtATCAAAAATCTCGCTAGTCGATCTAGCTGGTTCTGAACGAGCTGACTCTACGGGCGCGAAGGGAACTCGCCTGAAGGAAGGAGCCAATATTAATAAGTCGCTCACTACATTGGGAAAAGTCATATCGGCTCTTGCTGAGATC GCATCAAAGAGCAAGAAATCAAAGAAAGCGGACTTCATTCCGTACCGTGACTCGGTGCTCACTTGGTTACTAAGGGAGAACCTAGGCGGCAACTCGAAGACGGCCATGATAGCGGCCATATCGCCAGCTGATATCAACTACGACGAGACGCTCAGTACATTGAG ATACGCCGACCGCGCCAAACAAATCGTGTGCAAGGCGGTGGTCAACGAGGACGCGAACGCGAAACTCATCCGCGAACTCAAAGAGGAAATCCTCAAACTGCGCGAGTTGCTCAAGGCAGAGGGGATCGAAGTTGAAGAGG GACCCGATGGTAGAGTCGTTTACGAAAAGAAAGAGACCA GAGAGCCATCGCCGATACGCAAGAAGAGTGATGAGGAAGCGATGTCGCCGAAGCTGTCCCGCGCGGCCACCACCATCGCTGAGGAGGCCGTGGACCAGTTGCAGGCGTCGGAGAAACTGATTGCCG AATTAAACGAGACCTGGGAGGAGAAACTAAAACGCACCGAGCAAATCCGCGTGCAACGCGAAGCTGTGTTCGCCGAGATGGGGCTCGCTGTCAAGGAAGGCATCACCGTCGGAGTGTATTCGCCTAAGAAAACACCACACTTGGTCAATTTGAACGAGGACCCTAATCTATCTGAGTGcctcatttattatatcaaggATG GTGTAACTCGCGTCGGCACCGCGGAAGCGAACGTGCCCCAGGACATCCAGCTGTCCGGCTCGCATATAGTCAGCGAGCACTGCATCTTCGAGAATACGGACGGCGTCATCTGCCTCATACCGCACCGCGGCGCGCTGGTTTACGTCAACGGCCGGGAG GTGAACGAGCCGATAATCCTGAAGACGGGATCCCGGGTGATCCTGGGCAAGAACCACGTGTTCCGCTTCACGCATCCCGGTCAGCCGCGGGAGGAGCCGCTCAACAAACTCATCACAGACACTACTGACACTGAAGTGCCAGAGA AAAGCGCAACCGAAAATGTGGACTGGGACTTCGCGCAATGCGAGCTCTTGGAGAAACAGGGCATCGATCTCAAACAGGAGATGCAGAAGAGACTGTGCGCGCTCGAAGAGCAGTTCCGCAAAGAGAAAGAGCACGCCGATCAGCAGTTCGAGGAGCAGAGGAAG AACTACGAGGCGCGCATCGACGCGCTGCAACGCCAAGTGGAGGAGCAGAGCGTCACCATGTCCATGTACAGCTCTTACACACCAGAAGACTTCCACAACGATGAGGATATCTTTG TAAACCCACTATTTGAGACGGAATGCTGGTCAGCTCGCGAAGTGGGTCTGGCGGCGTGGGCCTTCCGCAAGTGGAAGTACCACCAGTTCACCTCGCTACGTGACGATTTGTGGGGAAATGCTATCTTCCTCAAG GAAGCGAACGCGATATCCGTGGAGCTGCGCAAGAAGGTCCAGTTCCAGTTCACGCTGCTGACGGACACGCCGTACTCGCCGCTGCCGGGCGAGCTGGCGCCGCGCGACGACGCCGACGACGAGTACCGGCCCAGCGCGCCCACCGTCGTCGCCGTCGAGGTCACCGACACCAAGAACGGCGCCACGCACTACTGGACGCTCGAGAAGTTGCG CCATCGGCTGGAGCTGATGCGCCAGATATACAACATGAGCGAGGGCGCGGGCGGCGAGGAGGAGGAGCGGCCGGCCAGCCCGCCCGCGCGCGCCGACGCCGACCTGCTGCAGTGCCTCTCCGCCGCCGCGCACCACACGCGCCTCTCGCTCGCCAACTTGTTACCCTCGAG GCAACGTTTGGAGTTGATGCGCGAGATGTATCACAACGAAGCCGAACTGTCACCAACTTCACCAGATCACAACATCGAGTCGGTGACTGGTGGTGACCCATTCTACGACCGATTCCCATGGTTCCGTTTAGTTGGACG GAGCTTTGTCTACCTTTCGAACCTCCTGTACCCGGTTCCCCTCATTCACAAGGTGGCTATAGTGAACGAAAAAGGAGACGTGAAGGGCTACTTGCGTGTAGCCGTACAGGCGGTTGTCGACGCTGAGAAAA ATAACTCAGAATTCGTAGCGGGTGTGAAGCAGTCCGCAAAAATTTCATTCGATGACGACATCGTGCCCACTCGGTCACGATTGAAGACCTTATCCACTGTGGAGAAAAATAATGCGATGAATCTTGAAGATCGACCTGAACAAGATTCGAATATCAAAATTGAag CAGAACTAGCGGCGGCGGAGTGCGACGCGGACAGCGGGCGCGGCGACAGCTCGCTGGCGTCCGAGCTGAAGGAGGAGGAGCTGCCCGAGCACCTGGCGCCCGGCCGCGAGTTCACCTTCCGCGTCACCGTGCTGCAGGCGCACAGCGTCGCCACCGACTACGCCGACGTCTTCTGCCAGTTCAA tttCCTGCATCGCAACGAAGACGCGTTCTCAACAGAGCCAGTTAAGAACGCCGGCAAGAATACGCCCCTCGGCTTTTATCATGTGCAAAAT ATAACCGTGCCAGTAACGAAATCTTTCGTGGAATATATCAAGACCCAACCAATTGTATTCGAAGTGTTTGGACATTACCAGCAACATCCATTACACaag GACGCGAAGCAAGACGGGCCCGCAGCGGGGCGCACGCCGCCGCGGCGCATGCTGCCCCCGTCGATCCCCATCTCGGCGCCCGTGCGCAGCCCCAAGTGGGGCGCGGCCAGCGTGGCGCCGCCCTGCTGCTCCTCGCACCTGCACTCCAAGCACGACCTGCTCGTCTGGTTCGAGATCTGCGAGCTCGCGCCCAGCGGCGACTACGTGCCCGCG GTATTTGAGCACAGCGACGAGTTGCCATGCCGAGGCCTGTTCCTCCTTCACCAGGGCATACAGCGGCGCATCCGCATCACCATCCTGCACGAGCCCTCCTCCGACTTGCAGTGGACTGACGTTAGAGAGCTAGTCATTG gtcGTATCCGCAACACACCCGAGGCGAATGAAGACACCACGGACGGTGATGAAGACGGTGCCTTGTCTCTTGGCCTCTTCCCTGGAGAAAGACCTAATCTCGACGATCGAGCCGTCTTTAG GTTTGAAGCGGCGTGGGACAGCAGCTTGCACGGGTCGCCGCTACTCAACCGGGTCAGCGCTAACGGCGAAGTCGTATACATCACGCTCAGCGCTTATCTAGAG ATCGAGAACTGCGGGCGGCCGGCCATAGTGACGAAGGACCTGTCGGTGGTGGTGGTGGGGCGCGAGGCGCGCACGGGCCGCTCGCTGCGCCGCGCGCTCTTCGGCTCCAAGGCGGCGCGCGCCGACCGCCTCACCGGCGTCTACGAGCTCAGCCTGCACCGCGCGCTCGAGCCGG GAGTACAACGAAGACAACGCCGGGTGCTGGACACGAGCGGCACGTACGTGCGCGGCGAGGAGAACCTGCACGGCTGGCGGCCGCGCGGCGACTCGCTCATCTTCGACCACCAG TGGGAATTGGAGAAAATGACCCGCCTCGAACAAGTGGGTCGCACGCGGCACTTCCTCGCGCTGCGCGAGCGCTTGCGGCACGGACACGAGAATACCATTGCTCCGAATGACTTCACTAAAACCGAAAAG GAGGTGTGCAACATGGCGGCCAAGGCGGCGTCCGAGAGCGCGCACGAGCCGCCCGAGCGCTGGGACATGACGCCGCGCGAGCGCGAGCTGGCCACCAAGTTCGTCAAGCTCATACAGG GAAGGATAGGCTCGAACAAGGAGGTGGAGACAGCCGTGTCGCCGGCCACGCCGGTGGACGAGGGCGTGTCCGCCGACATCTCCACGCCCAGCCTGCTGTCCTCCATACACAGCGCTAGCAGCTTCGA GCTGTGTTCCCCCGAACGCGCGCTACTCGAAAAATCCATGTCCGGGTGGGGCTGCGGCctcggcgcgggcggcgcccCAGGGGCCCTCGTGGGGCCCGGCAGCGGGGCCCTGTACGTGCCCGAGTGTGAGGAGGTGCGCGTGTCGGCGGCCGTCGCGCGCCGCGGGTACCTCAACGTGCTGCAGCACGGCACGCACGGCTGGAAGAAGCGATGGCTG GTGGTGCGGCGGCCGTACGTGTTCATGTACCGCGACGAGCGCGACCCGATCGAGCGCGCGCTCATCAACCTCGCCAACGCGCACGTCGAGTACTCGGAGGACCAGGAGCAGATGGTGCGCATGCCCAACACCTTCAG tgtGGTGAGCAAGGAGCGCGGCTACTTGCTGCAGACGCTGGGCGACAAGGAGGTGCACGACTGGCTCTACGCCATCAATCCTCTGCTGGCGGGGCAGATAAG GTCGCGGTCCGCccggcgcggcgcgggcgggcCCGGCGCCGGCGGGGCCCCAAC GGGCGCTGGGGGCCCCGCGGGCTCCGCACCCGCCGGGGGCCCCGTCCTGCCCGGGGATAAGGGGCTGCAAACGCTCGCCGCATGA
- the LOC119840306 gene encoding kinesin-like protein unc-104 isoform X10, which translates to MSSVKVAVRVRPFNSREIARECKCIIEMSGNTTVIVNPKVPPGTKESAKSFNFDFSYWSHNPSDPEFSSQIMVYKDIGEEMLQHAFDGYNICIFAYGQTGAGKSYTMMGRGEDGQEGIIPQICKDLFRRIRQTTSDDLTYSVEVSYMEIYCERVRDLLNPKNKGNLRVREHPALGPYVEDLSKLAVMSYQDIYDLIDEGNKARTVAATNMNETSSRSHAVFTIFFTQQRHDKTTNLVSEKVSKISLVDLAGSERADSTGAKGTRLKEGANINKSLTTLGKVISALAEISASKSKKSKKADFIPYRDSVLTWLLRENLGGNSKTAMIAAISPADINYDETLSTLRYADRAKQIVCKAVVNEDANAKLIRELKEEILKLRELLKAEGIEVEEGPDGRVVYEKKETREPSPIRKKSDEEAMSPKLSRAATTIAEEAVDQLQASEKLIAELNETWEEKLKRTEQIRVQREAVFAEMGLAVKEGITVGVYSPKKTPHLVNLNEDPNLSECLIYYIKDGVTRVGTAEANVPQDIQLSGSHIVSEHCIFENTDGVICLIPHRGALVYVNGREVNEPIILKTGSRVILGKNHVFRFTHPGQPREEPLNKLITDTTDTEVPEKESATENVDWDFAQCELLEKQGIDLKQEMQKRLCALEEQFRKEKEHADQQFEEQRKNYEARIDALQRQVEEQSVTMSMYSSYTPEDFHNDEDIFVNPLFETECWSAREVGLAAWAFRKWKYHQFTSLRDDLWGNAIFLKEANAISVELRKKVQFQFTLLTDTPYSPLPGELAPRDDADDEYRPSAPTVVAVEVTDTKNGATHYWTLEKLRHRLELMRQIYNMSEGAGGEEEERPASPPARADADLLQCLSAAAHHTRLSLANLLPSRQRLELMREMYHNEAELSPTSPDHNIESVTGGDPFYDRFPWFRLVGRSFVYLSNLLYPVPLIHKVAIVNEKGDVKGYLRVAVQAVVDAEKNNSEFVAGVKQSAKISFDDDIVPTRSRLKTLSTVEKNNAMNLEDRPEQDSNIKIEAELAAAECDADSGRGDSSLASELKEEELPEHLAPGREFTFRVTVLQAHSVATDYADVFCQFNFLHRNEDAFSTEPVKNAGKNTPLGFYHVQNITVPVTKSFVEYIKTQPIVFEVFGHYQQHPLHKDAKQDGPAAGRTPPRRMLPPSIPISAPVRSPKWGAASVAPPCCSSHLHSKHDLLVWFEICELAPSGDYVPAVFEHSDELPCRGLFLLHQGIQRRIRITILHEPSSDLQWTDVRELVIGRIRNTPEANEDTTDGDEDGALSLGLFPGERPNLDDRAVFRFEAAWDSSLHGSPLLNRVSANGEVVYITLSAYLEIENCGRPAIVTKDLSVVVVGREARTGRSLRRALFGSKAARADRLTGVYELSLHRALEPGVQRRQRRVLDTSGTYVRGEENLHGWRPRGDSLIFDHQKRIWRKVIYDWPLAVIDRFQWELEKMTRLEQVGRTRHFLALRERLRHGHENTIAPNDFTKTEKEVCNMAAKAASESAHEPPERWDMTPRERELATKFVKLIQGRIGSNKEVETAVSPATPVDEGVSADISTPSLLSSIHSASSFELCSPERALLEKSMSGWGCGLGAGGAPGALVGPGSGALYVPECEEVRVSAAVARRGYLNVLQHGTHGWKKRWLVVRRPYVFMYRDERDPIERALINLANAHVEYSEDQEQMVRMPNTFSVVSKERGYLLQTLGDKEVHDWLYAINPLLAGQIRSRSARRGAGGPGAGGAPTGAGGPAGSAPAGGPVLPGDKGLQTLAA; encoded by the exons ATGTCGTCTGTGAAGGTGGCGGTGCGGGTCCGCCCCTTCAACTCGAGGGAGATAGCCAGGGAGTGCAAATGCATCATCGAGATGTCCGGCAATACTACAG tTATCGTGAACCCAAAAGTACCACCTGGCACCAAGGAGAGCGCTAAAAGCTTCAACTTTGATTTCTCATATTGGTCGCACAAT CCCAGTGATCCCGAGTTCTCGTCGCAGATTATGGTCTACAAAGACATAGGGGAAGAGATGTTACAGCATGCTTTCGATG GCTACAATATATGCATTTTCGCGTACGGGCAGACGGGCGCGGGCAAGTCCTACACCATGATGGGGCGGGGCGAGGACGGCCAGGAGGGCATCATACCGCAGATATGCAAGGATCTGTTCCGGCGCATACGACAGACCACGTCGGATGATCTTACTTACTCG GTGGAGGTCTCGTACATGGAAATCTATTGCGAACGGGTCAGAGACCTATTGAACCCTAAGAACAAAGGGAACTTGCGTGTACGCGAGCACCCAGCACTCGGACCTTACGTGGAGGACCTCAGCAAACTAGCTGTTATGTCCTATCAAGATATATACGACTTAATCGATGAAGGGAATAAAGCCAG aaCCGTGGCAGCAACAAACATGAACGAGACGTCGTCTCGCTCGCACGCTGTATTCACTATCTTCTTCACACAGCAGCGGCATGATAAGACTACCAATCTAGTCTCAGAAAAG gtATCAAAAATCTCGCTAGTCGATCTAGCTGGTTCTGAACGAGCTGACTCTACGGGCGCGAAGGGAACTCGCCTGAAGGAAGGAGCCAATATTAATAAGTCGCTCACTACATTGGGAAAAGTCATATCGGCTCTTGCTGAGATC TCG GCATCAAAGAGCAAGAAATCAAAGAAAGCGGACTTCATTCCGTACCGTGACTCGGTGCTCACTTGGTTACTAAGGGAGAACCTAGGCGGCAACTCGAAGACGGCCATGATAGCGGCCATATCGCCAGCTGATATCAACTACGACGAGACGCTCAGTACATTGAG ATACGCCGACCGCGCCAAACAAATCGTGTGCAAGGCGGTGGTCAACGAGGACGCGAACGCGAAACTCATCCGCGAACTCAAAGAGGAAATCCTCAAACTGCGCGAGTTGCTCAAGGCAGAGGGGATCGAAGTTGAAGAGG GACCCGATGGTAGAGTCGTTTACGAAAAGAAAGAGACCA GAGAGCCATCGCCGATACGCAAGAAGAGTGATGAGGAAGCGATGTCGCCGAAGCTGTCCCGCGCGGCCACCACCATCGCTGAGGAGGCCGTGGACCAGTTGCAGGCGTCGGAGAAACTGATTGCCG AATTAAACGAGACCTGGGAGGAGAAACTAAAACGCACCGAGCAAATCCGCGTGCAACGCGAAGCTGTGTTCGCCGAGATGGGGCTCGCTGTCAAGGAAGGCATCACCGTCGGAGTGTATTCGCCTAAGAAAACACCACACTTGGTCAATTTGAACGAGGACCCTAATCTATCTGAGTGcctcatttattatatcaaggATG GTGTAACTCGCGTCGGCACCGCGGAAGCGAACGTGCCCCAGGACATCCAGCTGTCCGGCTCGCATATAGTCAGCGAGCACTGCATCTTCGAGAATACGGACGGCGTCATCTGCCTCATACCGCACCGCGGCGCGCTGGTTTACGTCAACGGCCGGGAG GTGAACGAGCCGATAATCCTGAAGACGGGATCCCGGGTGATCCTGGGCAAGAACCACGTGTTCCGCTTCACGCATCCCGGTCAGCCGCGGGAGGAGCCGCTCAACAAACTCATCACAGACACTACTGACACTGAAGTGCCAGAGA AAGAAAGCGCAACCGAAAATGTGGACTGGGACTTCGCGCAATGCGAGCTCTTGGAGAAACAGGGCATCGATCTCAAACAGGAGATGCAGAAGAGACTGTGCGCGCTCGAAGAGCAGTTCCGCAAAGAGAAAGAGCACGCCGATCAGCAGTTCGAGGAGCAGAGGAAG AACTACGAGGCGCGCATCGACGCGCTGCAACGCCAAGTGGAGGAGCAGAGCGTCACCATGTCCATGTACAGCTCTTACACACCAGAAGACTTCCACAACGATGAGGATATCTTTG TAAACCCACTATTTGAGACGGAATGCTGGTCAGCTCGCGAAGTGGGTCTGGCGGCGTGGGCCTTCCGCAAGTGGAAGTACCACCAGTTCACCTCGCTACGTGACGATTTGTGGGGAAATGCTATCTTCCTCAAG GAAGCGAACGCGATATCCGTGGAGCTGCGCAAGAAGGTCCAGTTCCAGTTCACGCTGCTGACGGACACGCCGTACTCGCCGCTGCCGGGCGAGCTGGCGCCGCGCGACGACGCCGACGACGAGTACCGGCCCAGCGCGCCCACCGTCGTCGCCGTCGAGGTCACCGACACCAAGAACGGCGCCACGCACTACTGGACGCTCGAGAAGTTGCG CCATCGGCTGGAGCTGATGCGCCAGATATACAACATGAGCGAGGGCGCGGGCGGCGAGGAGGAGGAGCGGCCGGCCAGCCCGCCCGCGCGCGCCGACGCCGACCTGCTGCAGTGCCTCTCCGCCGCCGCGCACCACACGCGCCTCTCGCTCGCCAACTTGTTACCCTCGAG GCAACGTTTGGAGTTGATGCGCGAGATGTATCACAACGAAGCCGAACTGTCACCAACTTCACCAGATCACAACATCGAGTCGGTGACTGGTGGTGACCCATTCTACGACCGATTCCCATGGTTCCGTTTAGTTGGACG GAGCTTTGTCTACCTTTCGAACCTCCTGTACCCGGTTCCCCTCATTCACAAGGTGGCTATAGTGAACGAAAAAGGAGACGTGAAGGGCTACTTGCGTGTAGCCGTACAGGCGGTTGTCGACGCTGAGAAAA ATAACTCAGAATTCGTAGCGGGTGTGAAGCAGTCCGCAAAAATTTCATTCGATGACGACATCGTGCCCACTCGGTCACGATTGAAGACCTTATCCACTGTGGAGAAAAATAATGCGATGAATCTTGAAGATCGACCTGAACAAGATTCGAATATCAAAATTGAag CAGAACTAGCGGCGGCGGAGTGCGACGCGGACAGCGGGCGCGGCGACAGCTCGCTGGCGTCCGAGCTGAAGGAGGAGGAGCTGCCCGAGCACCTGGCGCCCGGCCGCGAGTTCACCTTCCGCGTCACCGTGCTGCAGGCGCACAGCGTCGCCACCGACTACGCCGACGTCTTCTGCCAGTTCAA tttCCTGCATCGCAACGAAGACGCGTTCTCAACAGAGCCAGTTAAGAACGCCGGCAAGAATACGCCCCTCGGCTTTTATCATGTGCAAAAT ATAACCGTGCCAGTAACGAAATCTTTCGTGGAATATATCAAGACCCAACCAATTGTATTCGAAGTGTTTGGACATTACCAGCAACATCCATTACACaag GACGCGAAGCAAGACGGGCCCGCAGCGGGGCGCACGCCGCCGCGGCGCATGCTGCCCCCGTCGATCCCCATCTCGGCGCCCGTGCGCAGCCCCAAGTGGGGCGCGGCCAGCGTGGCGCCGCCCTGCTGCTCCTCGCACCTGCACTCCAAGCACGACCTGCTCGTCTGGTTCGAGATCTGCGAGCTCGCGCCCAGCGGCGACTACGTGCCCGCG GTATTTGAGCACAGCGACGAGTTGCCATGCCGAGGCCTGTTCCTCCTTCACCAGGGCATACAGCGGCGCATCCGCATCACCATCCTGCACGAGCCCTCCTCCGACTTGCAGTGGACTGACGTTAGAGAGCTAGTCATTG gtcGTATCCGCAACACACCCGAGGCGAATGAAGACACCACGGACGGTGATGAAGACGGTGCCTTGTCTCTTGGCCTCTTCCCTGGAGAAAGACCTAATCTCGACGATCGAGCCGTCTTTAG GTTTGAAGCGGCGTGGGACAGCAGCTTGCACGGGTCGCCGCTACTCAACCGGGTCAGCGCTAACGGCGAAGTCGTATACATCACGCTCAGCGCTTATCTAGAG ATCGAGAACTGCGGGCGGCCGGCCATAGTGACGAAGGACCTGTCGGTGGTGGTGGTGGGGCGCGAGGCGCGCACGGGCCGCTCGCTGCGCCGCGCGCTCTTCGGCTCCAAGGCGGCGCGCGCCGACCGCCTCACCGGCGTCTACGAGCTCAGCCTGCACCGCGCGCTCGAGCCGG GAGTACAACGAAGACAACGCCGGGTGCTGGACACGAGCGGCACGTACGTGCGCGGCGAGGAGAACCTGCACGGCTGGCGGCCGCGCGGCGACTCGCTCATCTTCGACCACCAG AAACGCATTTGGCGCAAAGTGATCTATGATTGGCCGCTGGCAGTTATCGATAGATTTCAG TGGGAATTGGAGAAAATGACCCGCCTCGAACAAGTGGGTCGCACGCGGCACTTCCTCGCGCTGCGCGAGCGCTTGCGGCACGGACACGAGAATACCATTGCTCCGAATGACTTCACTAAAACCGAAAAG GAGGTGTGCAACATGGCGGCCAAGGCGGCGTCCGAGAGCGCGCACGAGCCGCCCGAGCGCTGGGACATGACGCCGCGCGAGCGCGAGCTGGCCACCAAGTTCGTCAAGCTCATACAGG GAAGGATAGGCTCGAACAAGGAGGTGGAGACAGCCGTGTCGCCGGCCACGCCGGTGGACGAGGGCGTGTCCGCCGACATCTCCACGCCCAGCCTGCTGTCCTCCATACACAGCGCTAGCAGCTTCGA GCTGTGTTCCCCCGAACGCGCGCTACTCGAAAAATCCATGTCCGGGTGGGGCTGCGGCctcggcgcgggcggcgcccCAGGGGCCCTCGTGGGGCCCGGCAGCGGGGCCCTGTACGTGCCCGAGTGTGAGGAGGTGCGCGTGTCGGCGGCCGTCGCGCGCCGCGGGTACCTCAACGTGCTGCAGCACGGCACGCACGGCTGGAAGAAGCGATGGCTG GTGGTGCGGCGGCCGTACGTGTTCATGTACCGCGACGAGCGCGACCCGATCGAGCGCGCGCTCATCAACCTCGCCAACGCGCACGTCGAGTACTCGGAGGACCAGGAGCAGATGGTGCGCATGCCCAACACCTTCAG tgtGGTGAGCAAGGAGCGCGGCTACTTGCTGCAGACGCTGGGCGACAAGGAGGTGCACGACTGGCTCTACGCCATCAATCCTCTGCTGGCGGGGCAGATAAG GTCGCGGTCCGCccggcgcggcgcgggcgggcCCGGCGCCGGCGGGGCCCCAAC GGGCGCTGGGGGCCCCGCGGGCTCCGCACCCGCCGGGGGCCCCGTCCTGCCCGGGGATAAGGGGCTGCAAACGCTCGCCGCATGA